Below is a genomic region from Medicago truncatula cultivar Jemalong A17 chromosome 3, MtrunA17r5.0-ANR, whole genome shotgun sequence.
gattataaattgaaatttcaaaccATTACCAAAGGTATCTCCTAGTTTAAAGAAATCACGAACCTATATATAATTAGAATGATGAAATATCAACGAGACAAGACAATATTTCTTAATATTAGATCAATTCAACAAGTTAAAATAACGTTTAACACATATTCGTGATCGACATAATTAGACTTGAAAGGGTCTTTAAACCAGACGTCGGTGATGCAGAAATTAACATGACAACCAACGTTTTAAGCAATACAACTACCCACCACCTCATAGATGGCGGTGGCTGCAAAATACTGTATAAGACGGAGGACCAACCCTTGAAAGGTTTCAAAAATTCCATTGTTCCTAGATCCGAAAGATTGGAAGAAGGGTAAATATTAGGAGTTGAAAGAGAGCCACTTGGGGCGGTGAAAGGCCACATGAGGTATTCAAGCTGATTGCCACCTACGGACGAGTGGAGGTGGTGCGACGGTGACGCAAGCACACCACCCACATAAGAATCTACATGTTTGTGGAGATCGTTTGGATGTTGAGGAGAATAAGAAGGGTGGTTTTTGGTGTGATACGGCGGTGGGTAAGGatggagagaaagaagagagagaagagagaagtgattAATGATCTTTCAAAACACGCATACCATGAGAAACATTTGAGTTAAGTATTTGACCAATAGGAATTTAATGATCTTGTTCACTAATTTCTTATATAACAACATCACGTAGAGAacgattttttatttgtttgaaattgaaatatacatggtttgagtttttttaattatggaaAATAATAACACATGAGGAGTTAGCTCAACAATAAGAACTTATTTTTATAGCCTTAAAGGCCGAAGTTTAAACCCCATATACGAAAACTTTAAATGGATGTTACAACCACCATTATAGACCCTTTCAAAAGAAACCCACCACTATAGACAATACTTAcccaaattaaatttttaaaagaaaataaaaaaaattagttttattaaaatttatagataGAATTGtaaaatttctataaatttcatcctattaaaaaatattttatttttaaaaatatatttaattggaattatatttttataaaagtagtacattttctattttatagtactttaaAAACTATTAATCTTTACATGatgagaaactaaaaaaaatacaacgcAAAGATTATAATATTAACTAACAATATCCTTTCAGATAACCGAACAATGAGTTAATAAGAGATATCGCAATCCGTCTATCTTCGATGATTAAATGATATACTATATCTAACAAGATTAACATGACAAAACGTGggaacataataaaaaaaaaaaactactttgaAAAGAATTTCGAGTACattattttcttacaattttttatagTTAGAATTGATTGTCTTTATTATAAGTTTGACCAAGAAAATTGAAGGTCAAAACATTTCCCTTTTATATAAGAATAATAaggaataaaatatgaaatcaataacaagacttttttaacattaaaaataaacaaaaaatttaaagagttACTAAAAATATCGTAACAGGTTTTGCATATAAATTAAGGCATACTTGCAGAGACCAGTCATTCTAAACATCCACAAAAACATCATACacatacaaatatttaaattaaaatgttgaGGAAGAAAATTATATCTCTATGGTTGTGATGGTTTTAGGCATGCTAGTAGCAACATTAGATGCACGCCAAATTGATGACGTGAGCTGCCCTTCGGCTCTTTTTTCCTTGTTGCCATGTCTGCCTTTTTGGCAGGGAGTTGGCCCTGCTACACCAACTAGTTATTGTTGTGCAGGAATAACTGATTTAAATCAAAAGGCTAACACCACTCAGATTCGGAGGGATGTGTGCAATTGTCTCAAACCGGCTGCATCAAGATTCGGAGTTAACCCAGATAGATCAAAACAACTACCAACTCTTTGCAACATTACTCTCAATGTTCCTTTTGATCCAACCGTCGATTGCAACAcgtaattttttctttcaaactcgCACATATGCATACCTTGTTTTTTAAATGGAACGAGGTAAAACGGTGAATTCCTTATAATCTAACCTTACATCTCTCCATGAAACGCACAAAACctgattattatttaatttctagaacatttttattttggtctaattttttttatccatttttgtGCAGGGTTCAATGATTTGACAAAATGGGACTTGAAGACCATAAAGAAACATTGAAGATTTACCAAGATAACAATAATTGTATccataagaaaattgaaaaattgtacCAACCATTTAATGTTGGTTAACTTTTCtaagttttattattaattgaaaaaaattattacaacttgtttcattgtttttaagtttaatatgatgttttagagattaaattgtgagagttaacttaaaatcagaaatttGGAGAATCGTTccacgatggagaagcatcgcgccacgattATTGAAGCAAGATTACTGGGAAGCTACTGGAAatttcgtgccacgatggtcgcgctgaagataaaaataaaacgtatttttcagttagatttgtttcagttttttaagggtttactttccactgtaaatataagccttgtatcagatgataaagtgtgtagaaaaatAGGGTTTGGAAACCAACAttcaaactagggtttatagagaatttctcttggcaacaactctagggttgggattgttttgattcaccttgaacaaaacactattaggattgagtctcttggtcacgggaagaggctgggacttgggtagaattaggtttgaagactgattcttgttactcaatttctctttgtaaagaaactcatatcattatagtggatcgAAGAGCTGCTCTCCCCCCCAAACTAagtcatcattagaccgaactgggtaaacaaatatcttgtgttctctctctctctctctctcttccttttatctcttactgttttgtttggattatttgctacccgcttgatttgattacttggtattaatttgctccacgcatcaagtttttattggtgtggttttctcaacgaattcacaacaattggcgcccaccatGGGGCAAAGGTCAAATCAATAACCAGGtatcatgggttcaaagtgggatattgaaaAGTTTACCGGTAGTAACGACTTCGGGTTGTGAAAGGTAAATATGAGAGCAATTctaattcaacaaaagtgtgtTGAAGCATTGAAGGGAGAAGCACAGATGGCTGCACATCTGACACCTGCTGAGAAGACAAAGATGAATGATAAAGCGCTCAGCGCTATCATTCTGTGTCTTGGGGATAAGGTGTTGAGAGAAGTATCAAGAGAGGCTACTGTTGTGTCTATGTGGAATAAGCTTGATTCATTATACATGACCAAGTCTTTGGCACATAGACAGTGTCTGAAACAATAACTCTACTTTTACCGAATGGTGGAGTCAAAACCTATAATGGAGCAACTGACGGAGTTCAAtaagattattgatgatttggcgAACATAGATGTTAATCTGGAAGACGAGGATAAAGCCTTACACCTACTGTGTGCTTTACCTAGGTCCTTTGAGAATTTCAAGGATACTATGCTTTATGGCAAAGAGGGCACTATCACTTTGGAGGAAGTTCAAGCAGCTTTGAGAACCAAAGAGTTAACCAAATTCAAAGAGTTGAAGgttgatgatagtggagaagGCTTGAATGTCTCAAGGGGTAGAAGTCAGAACAGAGGAAAAGGGAAAGGCAAGAATTCCAGGTCAAAGTCTAGGTCGAAGGGTGATGGCAATAAAACACAgtacaaatgttttatttgtcataatccaggtcacttcaagaaggattgtccggagAGGAAGGATAATGGAGGTGGTAATCCATCCGTTCAGATTGCAAGTAAAGATGAGGGTTATAAGAGTGCTGGAGCACTAACTGTGACAAGTTGGGAACCTGAAAAGGGCTGGGTCTTGGACTCTGGGTGCTCTTATCACATCTGTCCGAGAAAGGAGTACTTTGAAACGTTAGAGCTAGGAGAAGGTGGAGTAGTTCGCCTTGGCAACAATAAAGCTTGTAAAATTCAAGGTATTGGTACTATCCGTCTCAAAATGTTTGATGATCGTGATTTCCTTTTGAAGGATGTGAGGTATATTCCTGAACTTAGGGGAAATTTAATATCCATAAGCATGTTTGATGGTCTAGGCTATTGCACTAGAATTGAACGTGGTGTGATGAGAATTTCTCATGGTGCATTGGTTATAGCTAAAGGGTCTAAAATACatggtttatatattttagaaggtTCCACCGTAATAGCTCATGCATCGGTTGCTAGTGTTGACACTCTAGACGTAACTAAACTATGGCATTTGAGGTTAGGTCATGTCAGTGAAAGGGGTTTGGTTGAGCTAGCTAAGCAAGGTTTGCAagggaatgaaaaattgaacaagcTAGATTTCTGTGATAACTACACATTAGGCAAACAACACAAGgtgaagtttggagtgggtgtACATAAATCTAGTAGGCCTTTTGAGTATGTTCATTCGGATCTTTGGGGTCCAGCATCAGTCAAGACTCATGGGGGAGGTTCATATTTCATGtctatcattgatgattattctagaagAGTATGGGTTTACATTCTGAAGAATAAAAGTGAtgcttttgaaaaattcaaagaatggGATACACTTGTAGAAAATCAGATTGGAACTAAACTGAAAGTGTTGAGAACTGACAATGGcctggagtttgtttcagagcagtttaatgagttttgcaggAAGAAAGGTATAAAGAGGCATAGAACCGTGGCATACACACCTCAACAGAATGGTCTTGCTGAAAGAATGAACAGGACTTTGTTGGAGCGTGTGAGGTGTATGCTGTTGGGAGCTGGATTGTCCAAGAGTTTCTGGGGAGAGGCTGTTAGTATTGCAGCATATTTGATTAACAGATGTCCATCAACAGGGATAGATCTCAAGACACCTATGGAGGTTTGGAGTGGGAGACCGGTAGACTACTCTAACTTGAAAGTTTTCGGAGCTTTAGCGTTTGCTCATGTCAGACAAGACAAACTTGATGCTAGAACTGTGAAGTGTATTTTCATGGGTTATCCTGAAGGTGTGAAAGGTTACAAACTGTGGAAGATGGAACCTGGaggatcaaaatttattataagcagggatgttacttttgatgagACCCGTATGGGGATGAAGTGCAAAGACCTGGATACAAGCTCGGAAACGGGGATAGAGAAAATTCAGTTTGAGGTGGAGCCTAACACTGATGAAAGGGAAGAGGAGGATCAGACTCCAGTACCTGATGAGAGTGAAGGCCAAGAGATAGTTAATCCTGACTATCAGCTAGCAAGAGATAGGGCAAGGAGACATATCAATCCACCTGATAGATACGGTTATGCTGACCTTATTTGTTATGCTTTGAATGCGGCTGAAGAATTGCAAGACTCGGAACCAAAGAACTTCAGGGAAGCATTAGAAAGCAATGAAAACAAGGACTGGCTGAAGGCAATGAATGAGGAAATGCTTTCATTGGAGAAGAACCAGACTTGGAAACTTGTTTCATTACCTAAGAATCAAAGGGTAGTGGGAAGCAAGTGGGTtgttaagaagaaagaaggtATACCAGGGGTCGAAGCACCAAGGTATAAGGCAAGACTTGTAGCAAAGGGTTTTACTCAGGTGGAAGGGATTGATTACAATGAAATCTTTTCACCGGTGGTAAAACATTGTTCTATAAGGGTACTTATGGCGATTGTTAACATGTATGATCTTGAGTTAGAACAGATGGATGTGAAGACCGCATTTCTACATGGAGAGTTGGAAGAAACTATCTATATGCAACAACCAGAAGGTTTTGTATAAGACAATACAAAAGtgtgtttgttgaagaaatctttgtatgggttgaaACAAAGTCCAAGGCAGTGGTATCGTCGGTTTGATGATTTCCTAGTAAAGGCTGGTTTTGTGAGAAGCAACTATGACAGTTGTGTTTACATGATGAGGAGGAATGAGAAATTcattctctatcttctcctttaTGTAGATGATATTCTTATGGCAAGTTCTGACAGGCAAGAGATTCAGAAGCTCAAGgaaagattgaatgatgaatttgagatgaaggaTCTTGGTAATGCAAAGAAGATACTTGGTATGGATATCATAAGGGACCGGAACAAAGGTGAGTTGTTCTTATCTCAGCAGGGGTACTTGAGGAAAGTGGTGGAGCGGTTCAGAATGAAAGATTCTAAAGTCGTTAGCACTCCTCTTGGTCATCACACTAAGCTATCTATAAAGCAGTGTCCTCAATCTGATGAAGAGAAAAGCAAGATGGAGggtactccctatgcaagtggggttggaagcatTATGTATGGTATGGTTTGTAGTAGACCGGACTTATCCTACGCAATCAGTGTGATAAGTCGGTTTATGGCAAATCCGAGTCAAGTGCACtggcaagctttgaagtgggttCTGAGATATTTGAATGGATCTTTGAAAGGTGGTCTAAGGTATACAAGGTCACAACCAGGTAGGGATACTTTGGAGGGATATGTGGATGCGGACTATGCAGGTAACGTAGACACTAGAAAATCTTTGtcaggttttgtgtttacattGTTCGGTACAACGGTAACttggaaggcaaatcaacaGTCAGTTGTAgctctttcaacaactcaagcGGAGTACATAGCCCTTATTGAAGGGGTCAAGGAAGCCATATGGTTGAAAGGTATGATTGGAGAAATGGGGATTAGTCAAGGGtgtgtgaagatacattgtgatagcCAAAGTGCCATTCATTTGGCAAATCATCAGATATATCATGAAaggacaaagcacattgacattcgTTTGCACTTCGTCAGAGACATGATTGAGACAAAGGAGATCATGGTAGAGAAAGTGGCATCGGAAGACAATCCAGTAGACATGTTCACCAAATCATTACCAAGATCAAGgttcaagcattgcttggacttgataAACTTCATTGAAGCATAGATGAAGGATTGGAGAGAGCAGCAAAGTGATTGATGGTTAAATTggcatcatcactgatttgaagtcaaggtggagaattgtgagagttaacttaaaatcagaaatctggagaatcgtgccacgatggagaagcatcgcgccacgattgttgaagcaaGATTCCTGGGAAGCTACTGGAAatttcgtgccacgatggtcgcgctgaagataaaaataaaacgtatttttcaGTTAGAtttatttcagttttttaaaggtttactttccactataaatataagcctTGTATCATATgataaagtgtgtagaaaaacagGGTTTAGAAACCAACAttcaaactagggtttatagagaatttctcttggcaacaactctagggttgggattgttttgattcaccttgaacaaaacactattaggattgagtcttttggtcacgggaagaggctgggacttgggtagaattaggtttgaagactgattcttgttactcaatttctctttgtaaagaaactcatatcattatagtggatcggagagctgctctctcccccagactaggtcatcattagaccgaactgggtaaacaaatatcttgtgttctttctctctctctctctctctctctctctctctctctctctctctctctcttccttttatctcttgctgttttgtttggattatttgctactcgcttgatttgattacttggtattaatttgctccacgcatcaagtttttattggtgtggttttctcaacgaattcacaacataaatcttaaagaaaaaactacgaacatataattacatatatttcataaatttgaatgattaaaattcaattaaaaaaatattaaaataatatttacactACCTATATCTAGAGTTTTTACATTGTCAATGAATCCTATTTGTtacatcattaaaaatatttgtctttaaTCATACCTACTACTAAAGTCACATATATGATTTCTATCTGATTGGTTGACAATCTTAAACTTTATACACGGATAGTGTATCAAATTAAGCTCTAATGATTAaaagttccttttttttttcatatgttaTAGATATGATCATTAAGATAACATAACATTGATATATGTTCAgattataaattgaaatttcaaacaATTACCAAAGGTATTTCCTAGTTTAAAGAAATCACGAACCTATATATAATTAGAATGATGAAATATCAACGAGACAAAACAATATTTCTTAATATTAGATCAATTCAACAAGTTAAAATAACGTTTAACACATATTCGTGACAGACATAATTAGACTTGAAAGGGTTTTTAAACCAGACGTCGGTGATGAAGAAATTAACATGACAACCAACGTTTTAAGCAATACAACTACCCACCACCTCATAGATGGCGGTGGCTGCAGAATACTGTATAAGACGGAGGACCAACCCTTGAAAGGTTTCAAAAAATCCATTGTTCCTAGATCCGGAAGATTGGAAGAAGGGTAAATATTAGGAGTTGAAAGAGAGCCACTTGGGGCGGTGAAAGGCCACATGAGGTATTCAAGTTGATTGCCACCTACGGACGAGTGGAGGTGGTGCGACGGTGACGCAAGCACACCACCCACACAAGAATCTACATGTTTGTGGAGATCTTTTGGATGTTGGGGAGAATAAGAAGGGTGGTTTTTGGTGTGATACGGCGGTGGGTAAGGatggagagaaagaagagagagaagagagaagtgattAATGATCTTTCAAAATACGCATACCATGAGAAACATTTGAGTTAAGTATTTGACCAATAGGAATTTAATGATCTTGTTCactaatttcttatataaaaacaTCACGTAGAGAacgattttgtttgtttgaaattgaaatatacatggtttgagtttttttaattatggaaAATAATAACACATGAGGAGTTAGCTCAAcaataagaaatttttatagCTTTAAGGCTGAAGTTTAAACCCCATATACGAAAACTTTAAATGGATGTTACAGCCACCATTATAGACCCTTTCAAAAGAAACCCACCACTATAGACAATACTTAcccaaattaaatttttaaaagaaaataaaaaaattagttttgttaaaatttatagATAGATTTGTAGAATTTCTATAAATTtcatcttattaaaaaaaatattttatttttaaaaatatatttaattggaattatattttttaaaaagtagtacattttctattttatagtactttaaaaactattaatatttacatgatgagaaactaaaaaaaatacatcgcAAAGATTATAATATTAACTAACAATATCCTTTCAGATAACCGAACAATGAATTAGTAAGAGATATCACAATCCGTCTATCTTCGATGATTAAATGATATACTATAACTAACAAGATTAACATGACAAAATGTGGgaacagaataaaaaaaaatttactttgaaAAGAATTTCGAGTACATTGTAttcttacaattttttatagTTAGAATTCATTATCTTTATTATAAGTTTGACCAAGAATATTGAAGGTCAAAACATTTCCCTTTTATATAAGAATAATAaggaataaaatatgaaatcaataacaagacttttttaacattaaaaataaacaaaaaatttaaagatttactaaaaaaatcgTAACAGGTTTTGCATATAAATTAAGGCATACTTGCAGAGACCAATCATTCTAAAGATCCACAAAAACATCATACacatacaaatatttaaattaaaatgttgaGGAAGGaaattatttctctttctaTGCTTGTGATGGTTTTAGGCATGCTAGTAGCAACATTAGATGCACGCCAAATTGATGACGTGAGCTGCCCTTCTGCTCTCTTTTCCTTGTTGCCATGTCTGCCTTTTTTGCAGGGAGTTGGCCCTGCTACACCAACTAGTTATTGTTGTGCAGGAGCAAATGATTTAAATCAAAAGGCTAACACCACTCAAATTCGGAGGGATGTGTGCAATTGTCTCAAACCGGCTGCATCAAGATTCGGAGTTAATCCAGATAGATCAAAACAACTACCAACTCTTTGCAACATTACTCTCAATGTTCCTTTTGATCCAAGCGTCGATTGCAACAAGtaagtttttctttcaaactcaCACATATGCATACCTTgtttttgaaatgtttaaagttagttaataattgttttttaaatggAACGAGGTAAAACAGTGAATTCCTTATAATCTAACCTTACATCTCTCCATGAAACGCACAAAACctgattattatttaatttctagAACATTTTTAGTTTggtctaatttattttttttcatttttgtgcaGGGTTCAATGATTCGACAAAATGGGACTTGAAGACCATAAAGAAACATTGAAGATTTACCAAGATAACAATAATTGTATccataagaaaattgaaaaattgtacCAACCATTTAATGTTGGTTAACTTTTCTGAGATTTATTAttcattgaataaaaattattacaacttgtttcattgtttttaagtttaatatgatgttttagagattaaatcgtactggaaaaaaaaaactatgaacatataattacatatatttcataaatttaattgataataattcaattaaaaaatattaaaataatatttacactACCTATATCAAGAGTTTTTACATTGTCAATGAATCCTATTTGTtacatcattaaaaatatttgtctttaaTCATATCTACTACTAAAGTCACATATATGATTTCTATGTGATTGATTGACAATCTTAAACTTTATACACCGATAGTGTATCAAATTAAGCTctaatgattaaatttttttttttttttgacgggtGATTAAAAGTTCTTGTTTAGTATAGATaaccttaattaaaattattatttttctaactcTTTAtcatgtcattttattttaacattttatatgAGGCTTAAAATATAGGTCAAGTTGTCTTGCCAAACAACAGGGacataaatatttaaatcatCTATATGTTATAGATATGATCATTAAGATAACATAACATTGATATATGTTCGgattataaattgaaattttaaaccaTTACCAAAGGTATCTCCTAATTTAAAGAAATCACAAacctatatataattaaaatgatgaaatattaATGAGACAAAACAATATTTCTTAATATTAGATCAATTCAATAAGTTAAAGTAACGTTTAATACATATTCGTGATCGACATAATTAAACTTGAGGTAGGTGCTAGCTCAGTTTGTAAGAGTAAGTCTTGTAATCTTAAGGTGCTGAGGTCCAACCCCCTCGAGGAAAGTTTTAATGACCATAATTTCCATTGTAATTAATGAAATGTACATGTCCgtaatttgaaatatttgttttgaatcaaattttatttatctataattGAACTTGTAGACATCTGCAATAAAACAATGTCCATTTCtcgaaaatctttttttttttataagtgatgggataaaaccgcaagtgtatggttctaccgaagtagtaaaaagatgAGTATCGTTTCGACAGGGAGTTATCGATTCAATTAACTTTCAACAATGATTAGATGAGAGTTTGAGATtataaagtttgaatttttaatttaaaagaaaataataataataataataataaaaggagcattgggattattggttcatcctaacgacaaatccttcacaaaccaaaaccttaaacctagaactttatgttagacctaatttctaaagACCGGTTTCCCTTTAGCCCCTCACTTTTCCTTTCAGTCTAGTGAGAGTTTTCTTCTAGCAATCAAACCTATTTCGCTGATTTGATTACTAGAAGAAGCTTTTAAGGTTTGAAACTACTAATGTCTCAAGCATTGCAAaaactatttcgctgcctttgaaatccttgtctaaattcacttgttcgaatatcaagaCTCCGCtctcgttttatgaattgatatttgagatgatggattaacaattatcaaaccctccactttcgcttctacaatttgataatggttaattcatgttaaaacggtgaatttagattcgAAACTacggttacataagattagggttaaagcttggtttgattaggattatgtcattagacttatccaacaatcccaagacaagagaagagtctactcactaacgttcattgtagacatagaagagaagaagaagaagaagaacataaaagtaaataacaataaaataaagatgaacttttattccaagaacaaaagatgaattgttgtgatACCTAGCTACTCTTTTAGGTCAAAATAGGTAGCTTGTTTCCGAAGCAAAAGGGTATAATGGGACGCGCCACTTTTATATTTTGGTATgagatcttcatatttttggcatGAATCTTTGCACAATATATTTTTGCATGAgatctttatatttttggcatgaataagctccaattctcctttcttttgcttcAAGACTCcatctttcaaatatttg
It encodes:
- the LOC120579589 gene encoding non-specific lipid-transfer protein, with the translated sequence MVVMVLGMLVATLDARQIDDGVGPATPTSYCCAGITDLNQKANTTQIRRDVCNCLKPAASRFGVNPDRSKQLPTLCNITLNVPFDPTVDCNT
- the LOC25490894 gene encoding non-specific lipid-transfer protein, which encodes MLRKEIISLSMLVMVLGMLVATLDARQIDDGVGPATPTSYCCAGANDLNQKANTTQIRRDVCNCLKPAASRFGVNPDRSKQLPTLCNITLNVPFDPSVDCNKVQ